The following are encoded in a window of Periplaneta americana isolate PAMFEO1 chromosome 13, P.americana_PAMFEO1_priV1, whole genome shotgun sequence genomic DNA:
- the LOC138711845 gene encoding uncharacterized protein, translated as MRIWSLFLLLFVSTLGPKDNQCHGLQLLKSIIEKEQEISNRLEAGRQVANGLSLAVSGTNLALGRTANRLGVANNIVVQGPLLFILNAIDGFLGRYVEPLINIIESIYQAVAPLGNAVVHIFLNIWRSINQFIADKIRNFNPLRRFFKPKSQSSNDKDRSNPLSKIFKRGEKLQARTPFLYQFLLDLISTVIRQVILEKVSKFVANLPDINPLRNIGNKIQQLNPFAKKDKSQNIITNVVSALINIIPKWLLLRILKALNLFLKLFRRRPSTIQLALIFYLQWRIARSLAGIYYGVRNIIQNIIGIIMSIKRILSRYSPINIIGNVVSRLNPINIISSFLSRINPINIIINFIRRILQYFGFGNRRGQFLFPILSRIFRFIGTIYSVVATVLRLPRIGGTLGLIIRNIVDIINVLIRRVMG; from the coding sequence aaagaacaagaaATTAGCAACCGTTTGGAAGCCGGTCGTCAGGTGGCAAATGGACTCTCTCTTGCTGTCTCTGGAACCAACCTGGCACTCGGCAGAACCGCGAACCGACTAGGAGTAGCGAACAACATCGTGGTGCAAGGGCCTCTATTGTTCATCTTGAACGCCATTGATGGATTTCTGGGGCGTTATGTTGAACCTCTCATAAATATAATTGAGTCAATATACCAAGCCGTGGCCCCTCTTGGAAATGCAGTGGTTCATATTTTCCTAAATATATGGAGAAGTATAAATCAATTCATTGCGGACAAAATAAGAAACTTCAACCCACTGAGAAGATTTTTTAAACCGAAGTCACAGTCCTCCAATGACAAAGACAGAAGCAATCCATTGAGCAAAATTTTTAAAAGGGGCGAAAAATTACAGGCACGTACTCCGTTCCTTTATCAATTTCTTCTCGATCTCATTTCAACTGTAATACGTCAAGTTATTTTAGAAAAAGTAAGCAAATTTGTTGCCAATCTACCAGACATCAATCCTCTGCGGAATATCGGGAACAAAATCCAGCAGCTCAATCCGTTCGCAAAGAAAGACAAATCTCAAAATATCATAACAAATGTCGTAAGTGcgttaataaatataattcctAAATGGCTCCTATTACGAATATTAAAAGCTCTTAACTTGTTTTTGAAATTATTTCGCAGACGGCCGAGTACAATACAGCTCGCTCTAATATTTTATCTCCAATGGAGAATTGCACGCTCACTAGCTGGAATTTATTACGgagtaagaaatataattcagaATATTATTGGTATCATAATGAGTATAAAAAGAATTCTGTCACGATATAGCCCTATTAATATAATAGGGAACGTCGTATCAAGACTGAaccctattaatattatatcaagTTTTTTATCACGAATCAATCCtatcaatattataattaatttcatccgaagaatattacaatattttggctTTGGAAATCGACGGGGACAATTCTTATTTCCAATTCTGTCAAGAATATTCAGATTTATAGGAACAATCTATAGCGTGGTTGCAACTGTTCTCAGACTTCCTCGAATTGGTGGGACTTTGGGACTAATTATTAGAAACATTGTTGATATAATCAACGTTTTAATACGTAGAGTCATGGGATag